One Methanomicrobia archaeon DNA segment encodes these proteins:
- a CDS encoding 50S ribosomal protein L44e gives MKMPKHMRIYCPFCGKHTVHDVEKVKKGRASSLNWIVRQKKRRSNIGNMGKFSKVPGGDKPTKKVFLRYRCTECKKSHQRKGFRVAKLELME, from the coding sequence ATGAAGATGCCAAAGCACATGCGGATCTACTGCCCATTCTGTGGTAAGCATACCGTACATGACGTGGAAAAGGTAAAGAAGGGAAGAGCGTCTTCCTTAAATTGGATCGTACGACAGAAGAAACGGCGATCAAACATAGGTAATATGGGTAAATTCTCGAAAGTTCCCGGTGGCGATAAGCCGACCAAGAAGGTCTTCCTCCGTTACCGGTGCACGGAATGCAAGAAATCACATCAACGGAAAGGCTTCCGTGTTGCTAAACTTGAATTGATGGAGTAA
- a CDS encoding 30S ribosomal protein S27e: protein MEKKTDSKFLRVKCNDCENVQVVFDHASTRVKCNVCGSTLVEPRGGKAEIKGDIIEVLQ, encoded by the coding sequence ATGGAGAAGAAAACGGATAGCAAATTCTTACGGGTCAAGTGTAACGATTGTGAAAATGTGCAGGTCGTGTTTGACCATGCCTCGACGCGTGTGAAGTGCAATGTCTGCGGAAGCACGTTAGTTGAGCCACGAGGCGGAAAGGCGGAGATAAAAGGCGATATAATCGAGGTTCTTCAATAG
- a CDS encoding translation initiation factor IF-2 subunit alpha, which translates to MARDEWPERGELVVCTVRELENFGAFVSLEEYGDKEGLIHIAQVSSGWVKHLRDHVREGQKIVCKVLHVDERRGHIDLSLKAVKDSQKRQRIKEWKNEKKAKKWLALALAAPTSQLSLSKEELEAVEIVLLDAYGSLYDAFEDFVRVGKGAVLELGITADYADAIYEVACANVNLPSVQINGYVELKCPLSDGVERIKAALTKAEEEFKTKLARESKAEDETTSDITVECFYIGAPRYKIRVKAPNYKEAEGVLSDAANTAIEAIKGNECSGKFYRNLPQ; encoded by the coding sequence ATGGCACGTGACGAATGGCCGGAGCGGGGTGAATTAGTCGTTTGCACCGTAAGAGAGCTTGAGAATTTCGGTGCGTTTGTTTCCCTCGAAGAATATGGCGATAAAGAGGGCCTTATCCACATAGCGCAAGTCTCTTCCGGCTGGGTGAAGCATCTCCGCGATCACGTGCGCGAGGGGCAGAAAATCGTCTGTAAAGTGCTCCATGTGGATGAACGGAGAGGGCACATCGATTTATCCTTAAAAGCGGTAAAAGACAGCCAGAAGCGGCAGAGGATAAAAGAATGGAAGAACGAGAAGAAGGCGAAGAAGTGGCTCGCCCTCGCGCTCGCTGCGCCTACTTCTCAACTTAGCCTGAGCAAAGAGGAGCTTGAAGCGGTTGAAATAGTCTTGCTGGACGCGTACGGCAGTCTGTATGATGCATTTGAAGATTTCGTACGGGTGGGCAAGGGAGCCGTGCTCGAACTTGGGATAACGGCGGACTACGCAGATGCCATATACGAGGTTGCTTGTGCCAATGTCAACCTCCCCTCGGTGCAGATAAACGGGTATGTCGAGCTCAAGTGTCCCCTGTCCGATGGCGTGGAGCGCATAAAGGCAGCGTTGACGAAGGCCGAAGAGGAGTTCAAAACGAAACTCGCACGTGAAAGCAAAGCTGAAGATGAAACGACGAGCGACATCACGGTGGAATGCTTCTATATCGGTGCGCCGAGGTATAAGATCCGTGTCAAAGCTCCGAATTACAAAGAGGCAGAAGGCGTCTTGAGCGACGCGGCAAATACTGCTATTGAGGCGATAAAGGGAAACGAATGCTCCGGGAAGTTCTACCGCAATCTGCCACAGTAA
- a CDS encoding RNA-protein complex protein Nop10 — MKSKIRRCEVCGEYTFMEVCEKCGTVTTNPKPPRFSPKDPYGKYRRMMKYGRDRDT, encoded by the coding sequence ATGAAGTCGAAGATAAGGAGATGTGAGGTGTGTGGAGAATATACCTTTATGGAGGTCTGTGAGAAGTGTGGAACGGTGACGACGAATCCGAAACCGCCGCGGTTCTCCCCTAAAGATCCTTACGGGAAATATAGAAGGATGATGAAATATGGACGAGATAGAGATACATGA
- a CDS encoding proteasome assembly chaperone family protein, with protein sequence MDEIEIHEFKEVKLHKPVMIEGLPGVGNVGKLVAEHLIHELNAEKILELFSWHFPPQVLVNNDGTVRLSKNELYACKSNEQDLLILTGDQQSVTNEGHYLIAETLLDIAEQYKVSRIYTLGGYGIGQLVEKPTVLGAANEAELVDEMKKYGVEFRDEEPGGSIVGASGLLLGLGQLRNIPAVCLLGLTSGYLVDPKSAQAVLSILCRALNLKLDMQALQDRAEEMEKVVERLKEMEQAQVPRMREEELGYIR encoded by the coding sequence ATGGACGAGATAGAGATACATGAGTTTAAAGAGGTGAAATTGCACAAGCCTGTGATGATAGAGGGGCTTCCAGGCGTAGGAAACGTGGGTAAATTGGTGGCTGAGCATCTCATACATGAACTGAATGCGGAGAAGATACTGGAACTCTTCTCATGGCATTTTCCCCCTCAGGTATTGGTTAATAACGATGGCACGGTTCGTTTGAGTAAAAATGAACTTTATGCCTGCAAATCGAATGAGCAGGACTTATTGATTCTTACCGGTGACCAGCAGAGCGTGACGAACGAGGGGCATTATCTGATCGCCGAGACGCTTCTCGACATCGCGGAGCAGTATAAAGTCTCCCGCATTTACACACTTGGCGGCTATGGTATCGGTCAGCTTGTGGAAAAGCCCACGGTACTCGGCGCTGCGAATGAAGCTGAACTTGTAGATGAGATGAAGAAATACGGCGTGGAATTCAGGGATGAAGAGCCGGGAGGGAGCATAGTAGGAGCTTCAGGGCTTTTATTAGGCCTTGGACAACTGAGGAATATTCCTGCGGTGTGTTTGCTGGGTCTCACCTCGGGTTATTTGGTAGATCCAAAGAGCGCCCAGGCAGTCCTCTCAATATTGTGCCGTGCTTTGAATCTCAAACTGGACATGCAAGCCTTGCAAGATCGTGCGGAAGAGATGGAGAAGGTCGTCGAGCGCCTGAAAGAGATGGAGCAAGCGCAGGTGCCCCGAATGAGAGAGGAAGAGTTAGGCTATATTAGATAG